A single genomic interval of Coccidioides posadasii str. Silveira chromosome 1, complete sequence harbors:
- a CDS encoding uncharacterized protein (EggNog:ENOG410PFDV~COG:S~TransMembrane:1 (i23-45o)): MASVSSGYLCLLKRLFLGNLARLLINVCLRISPALLFLVLALLSYQPTSPNRTRCSMIPKRMCALCQNKISVSSELAKDPEATPRDVVARFLERADGQFPGEPRSEKLPVPDSKDLEVAFQCGKWGSQRPSDLFLKIYQDALCSLAKDLMSGLVSPSLMGSCGVVPMTIIGPLPDICRHMSNCIVRAEKEVILMTSYWIYSDNSRFLTNAMRELSHRAGLRGTKVVIKLMYDRGNLKQFLNNRQPVCAKQVMSSKIQLPGPQEIPNIDLQVLNYHRPVAGTLHSKFMIVDRKVALLESNNIQDNDNLEMMVRFEGPIVDSFYDMALISWSVALNPPLPLIDTPAASMVPPSYPFLFTNHGRNDSVWSSQGDPTTIYAEKPEDKLLPEHTPDEPHYDADIVAETARITASLTPRPEETRRDCVTRHLNIVSRPDITGDAPEWDEDDHMTPYILHPPHEPFPMAMVNREPWGALNHSSIYTPQNAAFLAAIGNAEHSVFIQTPNLNAERLLTPLLDAVRRGVIVTCFLCLGYNDAGQLLPFQNGINEMTCNRLYNSLSTNEDKSRLRIYNYVGKDQTRPIHNKFKKRSCHIKLMIIDEKVAIQGSANLDTQSFFHSQETNVLLDSPLICRSWLDALCRNQNTATYGAVSKVDGCWHDPETGEIAVGSIGTDPGRFSWMRGIVGAIKRVRGVGGF, from the exons ATGGCCTCTGTCTCCTCTGGTTATTTGTGCCTTTTGAAACGACTCTTCCTAGGAAACCTTGCCCGGCTGCTGATAAACGTATGTCTTCGGATATCGCCTGCGCTCCTTTTTTTGGTCCTGGCCCTACTTTCATATCAGCCAACCAGCCCAAACAGAACCCGGTGCTCAATGATACCTAAGCGGATGTGTGCTCTATGCCAGAACAAAATCAGCGTCAGCTCGGAACTGGCAAAGGATCCAGAAGCAACTCCTCGCGATGTAGTTGCTAGGTTCCTTGAAAGGGCGGACGGCCAGTTCCCCGGGGAGCCTAGGTCCGAAAAACTACCTGTTCCAGACTCTAAAGACTTAGAAGTTGCGTTTCAATGTGGGAAATGGGGCTCTCAGCGCCCAAGTGACCTTTTCCTTAAA ATATACCAAGATGCTTTGTGCTCCCTTGCAAAAGACCTAATGTCTGGTCTCGTATCTCCGTCGCTGATGGGCAGCTGCGGCGTCGTGCCCATGACTATTATCGGACCATTGCCCGATATTTGCCGTCATATGTCCAATTGCATTGTGCGTGCTGAAAAAGAAGTCATTCTGATGACCAGTTATTGGATATATTCAGACAATTCGCGATTCCTGACCAATGCAATGAGGGAGTTGTCTCATCGTGCTGGTCTACGAGGGACGAAGGTGGTGATCAAGTTGATGTATGATCGTGGCAACTTGAAGCAG TTTTTGAACAATCGTCAACCGGTTTGCGCGAAGCAGGTTATGAGCTCCAAAATACAGCTTCCTGGACCGCAAGAGATTCCGAACATTGATCTTCAAGTTCTAAATTACCACCGTCCTGTCGCCGGCACTCTGCACTCCAAATTTATGATTGTTGACAGAAAGGTCGCCCTTCTTGAGAGCAACAATATTCAA GATAACGATAATCTTGAAATGATGGTCCGCTTCGAGGGCCCGATCGTTGACTCGTTTTACGACATGGCTCTCATTTCGTGGAGTGTTGCTCTGAATCCTCCTTTGCCCCTTATTGATACTCCAGCTGCATCTATGGTACCTCCAAGTTATCCATTTCTCTTTACAAATCACGGCCGAAATGATAGTGTATGGAGTAGCCAAGGAGATCCCAC CACAATTTATGCGGAAAAGCCTGAAGACAAGCTTCTACCCGAACACACCCCCGATGAGCCGCATTATGATGCAGACATTGTTGCTGAGACTGCCAGGATAACAGCATCACTCACACCACGCCCAGAGGAAACTAGGCGAGATTGCGTGACTCGACATCTGA ATATTGTTTCGAGACCAGACATTACTGGTGACGCCCCTGAATGGGATGAAGATGATCATATGACACCATACATATTACATCCGCCTCATGAACCGTTCCCAATGGCCATGGTGAACCGGGAACCTTGGGGAG CATTGAATCATTCTAGTATATACACTCCCCAGAATGCTGCTTTCCTAGCCGCAATCGGAAATGCCGAGCATTCCGTTTTCATCCAGACCCCAAACCTCAATGCGGAGCGTTTGCTTACGCCACTTCTCGATGCAGTCCGGCGCGGCGTCATAGTAACGTGCTTCCTTTGTTTGGGATACAACGATGCAGGTCAATTGCTCCCCTTCCAAAATGGAATCAATGAAATGACGTGCAATCGTCTTTATAATTCACTATCCACAAACGAGGATAAATCGAGACTACGTATCTATAATTATGTAGGCAAAGACCAGACCAGGCCTATCCACAACAAGTTCAAGAAGCGGAGCTGCCATATCAAGCTTATGATCATTGATGAAAAAGTTGCTATTCAAG GCAGCGCAAATCTCGACACGCAATCATTCTTCCACAGCCAAGAAACCAACGTCCTTCTTGACTCTCCTCTGATCTGCCGGTCCTGGCTGGATGCCCTGTGCAGAAATCAAAACACTGCGACTTATGGAGCCGTGAGCAAGGTAGATGGATGCTGGCATGACCCAGAAACCGGAGAGATAGCGGTTGGCTCGATCGGGACCGATCCCGGGAGGTTTAGCTGGATGAGAGGGATCGTGGGGGCGATCAAGAGGGTCAGGGGTGTTGGTGGGTTTTGA